The following proteins are encoded in a genomic region of Mustela erminea isolate mMusErm1 chromosome 3, mMusErm1.Pri, whole genome shotgun sequence:
- the LOC116585721 gene encoding olfactory receptor 11L1-like: protein MDVTNQTTMKQFSWVFCLRLTLFVIFLTVYLLSLMGNTLIIFILLMDIALQTPMYIFLGNLSFLEIWYITTTVPKLLASCLSQVVTISVSGCLTQYYFFFSLGATECFLLTVMVYDLYLVICSPLRYSLLMSLQMCLWFSAGSWIWGFIAPLPPTILISLLNFCGPQKIKHFFCDSDPIFKLSCSDTFLVETLGYKCTSIMILSSFLLTISSYEYIVVIIIRLSSQKAQKKTFSTCASHLTVVTIYYTTIIFAYVHPPAKHNFTIGKVILVFYCVVTPLVNPLIYTLRNKDVKTAFRKVLERKRLILTRNL from the coding sequence ATGGATGTAACAAACCAAACAACAATGAAACAGTTTTCTTGGGTTTTCTGTCTGAGACTCACATTGTTTGTGATATTTCTCACTGTGTATCTGCTCTCCCTCATGGGGAACACtctcatcattttcattttactcatGGACATCGCACTCCAAACACCCATGTacattttcttaggaaatttGTCATTCCTGGAGATATGGTATATTACAACTACAGTGCCAAAATTGCTGGCATCCTGCCTTTCACAGGTTGTCACCATCTCTGTTTCTGGTTGTTTAACCCAGTactacttctttttctccctgggAGCTACAGAGTGCTTCCTGCTTACTGTGATGGTCTATGACCTGTACCTGGTCATCTGCAGCCCTTTAAGGTATTCACTTCTCATGAGCCTTCAGATGTGCCTGTGGTTTTCAGCTGGATCTTGGATTTGGGGCTTCATTGCCCCTCTCCCACCAACCATACTCATCTCCCTCCTAAACTTTTGTGGTCCCCAGAAAatcaaacatttcttttgtgACTCAGACCCCATTTTTAAACTCTCCTGCTCAGATACATTTTTGGTGGAGACTTTAGGCTACAAATGTACCTCTATCATGATTCTAAGTTCTTTCCTTCTCACTATATCTTCCTATGAATACATTGTGGTCATAATAATCAGGCTGTCTTCCCAAAAGGCTCAGAAGAAAACCTTCTCTACCTGTGCCTCCCACCTCACTGTGGTCACCATTTATTACACCACCATTATCTTTGCCTATGTTCACCCTCCAGCCAAACACAACTTCACCATTGGTAAAGTGATCTTGGTGTTCTATTGTGTTGTCACTCCCCTGGTAAATCCTCTCATATACACCCTGAGAAACAAAGATGTAAAGACAGCTTTCAGAaaagttctagaaagaaagagactgaTTTTGACAAGAAACTTGTAA